The Streptomyces sp. V4I8 genome includes the window CGAGCCGACGAACGCGGCGGCGATCATGCTGTACCGGACGCTGGGGTTCGCCGCCGAGGGCGGGGTGCGCAGGGACTATCTGGGGCCCGGGGAGGACCGGCTCATCATGCGACTGGCGTTGGGCCAGGGGTAGCGGGCGACGGGGGTAAACCCCAGGTCCCATACGGGAGTTACCGGGATGTGACGCTCCGTCAATCTCGGTCAGGCTGCTGTCCATGAAGCAGATCACGAAGAGTGCCGCCCTGATCGCCGCCGCCTCCGGAGTCGTCTTCGGGCTCGTCACCCCGCTCACCGCGTCCGCCACCGGCACGCCCGCGCCGCTGAAGTGGGACAAGTGCGAGGGTGAGGGGGTCGATCCGCGCCAGCGGTGCGCGACCGTCTCCGTGCCGATGGACTACGCCGACCCGGGCGGCGAGCGGATCGACATCGCCGTCTCCCGCATCCCCAGCGAGAAGCCCTCCGCCCGCCGCGGGGCCCTGCTGCTGATCGCGGGCGGTCCCGGCGGGGACAGTCTCAACGACCCCTCGAGCAAGGGGCAGAAGCTGCCGCAGGAGGTACGGGACGCCTACGACCTCATCGGGTTCGCGCCCCGGGGCAACGCCCCCTCGACGTCGCTGAGCTGCGAGGTAGGTCATGAGGACCTCGCGCGCACCGCTCTGCGCCCCTGGCCGGCCCCGGACGGCTCCGTCACCGGGAACATGGCCACCGCCCGGCGTATCTCGGAGGCCTGTGCGCGCAACGGCGGTGAGCTGCTCCAGCACATCAGCACCAAGAACAACGCCCGCGACATCGACCGCGTCCGGGCCGCGCTCGGCGAGCGCAAGCTGTCCGCCTGGGGCGTCTCGTACGGCACCTATGTCGGCGTCGCCTACAGCGAGCTGTTCCCGCACCGCACCGACCGCGTCGTGCTGGACAGCAACGACCACGCCGACCCGGTGCTGGCGGAGCGGGCCTGGCTCCAGGCGTTCGAGGTGGGCGTCGAGGACAACTTCCCCGAGTTCGCCAAGTGGGCGTCGAAGCCCGGCAACCCGGACCGGGTCGCCGACACGGCGGCCGAGGTGCGCCCGCTCTTCCTCCGCCTCGCCGCCCGCCTGGACCGCGAGCCGATCCCCTGGCCCGGTGCCAACCCGGCGGAGCTGAACGGCAACGTCCTGCGCCAGACCATGCTGGACAGCTTCTACGACCCCGACGACTACCCGGCCCTGGCCAAGCTGATGCTGGCCGCGCGGAAGGGCACGGTGCCGCCCGCGCCGCCGGCCCCGCCGGAGTCGCTGGTGCAGAACTACACGGCGGTCGGCGCCGGCACCATCTGCAACGACGGCGCCTGGCCGAAGTCGGCCGCCGTGTACGAGAAGGGCGTCGCCGAGAGCCGGGCGAAATACCCCCTGACCGCCGGCATGCCGAGGAACGCCATGCTGTGCGCCGCCTGGCCGTGGCAGCCGAAGGAGCCCCCGGTCCGGGTGAGCGACCGCGGCCCGTCGAACATCCTGCTCGTCCAGAACGAACGGGACGTGGCCACCCCCCTGAGCGGCGCCCTGAAGCTGCGCGAGACCCTCGGCAGGCGGGCCGTCATGGTCACCGTGAACGCCACCGGGCACGACTCCTACCTGGACAACGGCAACGCGTGCGGGGACGCGGCCGTCTCCCGCTTCCTGTCGACGGGACAGCGACCGGCCGAGGACCTCTACTGCGAGTAGCGGCACCGTCCGGCGCGCCGCCCTGCCGGGGCGCCGTAAGAGACCCCGCGCGGGGATGGGACGGCAGGCGACCGCGCGACGCGGCCGCCTGCCGGTTCCTGGCCGCCGCGGGACGCCCGGGCCGGGACACGCGCCGCGATCAGGTGCACCGGGCGCGGCAATCCGGTAGGCGTTCCGAGGGAGACCGGGTCCGGACGCCGGCCTCGCCACCCCACTCAGCGGCGCCTTGCCCCAGTCAGCGCTCGGCGAGCGGCGTCGGGGACTCCTGGACCGTCCAGCCGTTGCCGTCGGGGTCGTGGAAGAAGACGAAGGAGTTCCAGGGCTCCTCGCCCCGGCCCTCCGACCAGCCGGTCTCGGCCATGTGCTGGACCGGGGTCACCTCGACCCCGCGTCCCAGCAGCTCCGTCCGCGCCGCGTCGACGTCCGTGACGCAGAGCTGGAGGCCCCGTAGGGAGCCAGGGGGCATCCGGGGACCGGCCGGTGAGGCCGGGAGGCCGGGCTCCAGCACGATGGAGCAGCGGGAGCCGGGCGGGGTGAGCTGGACGAAGCGGCCGACGCCTCCGAAGAAGGGTGCGTCGATGTCGGCGCGGAATCCGCACTGGTCCCGGTAGAAGGCCTTGGCCCGGTCCAGGTCGGTGACCGGGACGGCGATCAGCTCCAGGGTCCAGTCCATACGCGCACCTCCTCAGCCATGGTCTCCCCGCACGGCCGCCCGTGCCCGTCGGCCGTAGCGGCGGGCCACCGCGTGGAAGGCCTCCTTCGGCTCCCAGTGCCAGCCGGAGGCCGGGTCGTCGGGGCGGTCCTTGATGGCCTTGGTGATGCTGTAGCTCGCCAGGTCGAGGTCGTGGCGCGGGTTGTCGGGGCGGTGCGGGGCGTCCGCGGTGACGAACTCGAAGGCCATCGCCGCGTACAGGCCCATCGACTCGAAGACGTCCAGCAGATCGCCCAGGTAGGCGGCCTGGGTGCGCTCACTGCGCACCACGTGGCCCTTGATCTCGTTCGGCTCCTTCGTGTAGTCGACGATGTTCCAGCCCATGCCGCCCGCCTCGGGGGCGCCGACGTACGCGCACGTGCCGAACTCGGTGATCGCCAGGGGCTTGCCCCGGCGCAGATAGCGCCTCAACTCCCGTAGGTACTCGGCGTGTTGAGGGAAGTGCGAGTAGTAGTCGATGCCGATGACGTCGAAGAGGTTCCAGTCGACCGGCTCGAACGCCTCGTCCTGTGCGGCGGCGTAGCTGAGGCGGCCGTGGAAGACGGAGCGGCCGGTCGCCGCCGCCTTCGCGGTGAAGCGGGCGAGGCGGCGCTGCATCCTCGCCATGTCGACCGTGCCCTTCTGGAGGTTGTCGACCCGGTCCAGGACCGTCTCCCCGGGCACGATTCCCGGCACGAACAGCCAGAACTCGCAGCCCACGCTCAAGTCGACGCTCGCCCCCTGCCGCCGCAGCCGCTCCGCGAACCGGCCGCACTCGGCGATGCTGTCCAGGATCTCCCGCTCGGGCACGTCCCCGAGAGTCGGCTGGAGCCAGACGTGCAGCCCGCGCTCGGCGGCCTCGGCGGCCGTGGCGGTGAGGCGTTCGACGCCGTCGCCGGTGACGTCGAGGGTGTCGGCGTGCAGGTCGTCGCGGATGATCCGGACGTCCTCACGCATCCGGGCGGCGCTCCACGCGGTGCCGGGCGTCTCGCCCGCGCCGACGGTGTAGACGACGCCCCTGTGCCTCAGGCCTTTGCGCCCGGTACCGGCGCGCTCCGGCTCTGGTCCGGTCGCCGCGGCCGGCCCCGCGGGCAGCACCGCCCCCGCCATCCCGACGGCCGCCGCCCCCGCGAGAAACCCTGCCCTGCTGATGCCCTCGGTCTTCCCCATACGGTCCATACGGCCACTGTGGCGAGCGCGGGCCCGCGCCGCCGTCGGCCGATGGTCTACGGTGCCGCGACCAAGGAATGACAGGCGGCGTCGATCACTGAAGAGATCGTCACCACCCGTCAGCCGAAATCCGAACGATGGGCATCGCCTGGACGCACACACCGCCACCCCCGCTTCGGCCCTCCGGGCCTCGTCCTCAAAACGCCGGACGGGCTGAAAGATCCAGCCCCTCCGGCGTTTGAGGAGCGGGGCCCGGGGCGGAGCCCCAGAAGGATGGGACGGGTAGGGGCGGCGGGGGCGAATTCCGGTCGGGCCAAGCGCCCGGAGTGCAACACGTCGCTCCGGTCGGGCAACCGATTCCCTCGCATCGGCGGTCTGGAGGGCGAGGGAGGGTGCTTGATGCAGGCCGAACAAGAGGCCCAGTTCCAGGAATTCGTCAGGGCGCGGTGGTCCCACCTGGTCCGGACCGCGTTTCTCCTCACGGGCGACGCGCACCACGCCGAGGACCTGACGCAGACGGCGCTGGCGAAGGCGTACCGCTCCTGGCGGCGCGTGTCGCGGGCCGACCATCCGGAGGCGTACGTCCGGCGGATGCTGGTCAGTTGCAACAGCGACCGGTTCCGCAAACGGCGGGTCGCCGAGTCGCTGACGCCCGCACCGCCGGAGGTGCCGGGGCGCGACCGGGGTTTCGCCGACGTGGACGAGCGCGGTGCGCTGCTCGACGCCCTGGCCCAACTGCCGCCCAGACAGCGGGCGGTGGTCGTGATGCGCTATTGGGAGGACCTGTCCGAGTCGGAGGTCGCCGAGGTGCTCGGCTGCTCCACGGGCACCGTCAAGAGCCAGGCGTCCAAGGGGCTGGCGAAGTTGCGTGCGTATCCGGGCCTGGCCCGGATGACGTCGTCCGTGCAGGGAGGCAGCAGGTGAACGACGACGAGCGGCGACGGGGAGCCGAGAGCGAGCCGGACTTCGAGGAGCGGTTGCGGGATCTGCTCGCCGAGACCGCGCACACCTTCCGGCCGCCCTCCGCGCCCTGTCCGACGATCCGGCGCCGGGGCGTGCTGGAGCGGCGGCGCCGGGTGGCCGCGGCGGGGGCGGTGCTGGTGACGTTGGCGGCGATGCCGGTCGGGGCGTATGCGCTGGGGGGTGGCCGTACGGGGGCGGACACGGCTGCGGCGCCGGCGCCGTCGGTCAGTGCCGGGCGGGGCGCCTCGCCGACGCCGAGCGGGCCCGCGCGGCCCGACACGGCGGGGCAACTGCTGGACGGGATCACCTTCGCGCAGGCGGCGGACGGGCTGGAGAGCTGCCTGGACTACCAGCGGTCGGGAGGCATGCCGGGCGACACGGACCCGGGCACGCCGGGCGACTACCGGATCCTGCTGGCGATGAACAGCACCGGCGACTCCAACGCGCCCGGCGACGGCATGTACGTCGTGGCACTGCGTGAGAAGCCGGAGCGGACCCATCTGATCTGCAACGTGAAGAACGGCGAGACCCAGGGCGTCACCGGCTTCGGCGACGACGCCGGGGTCCTTCCGGACGAGGGCCCGGTGTTCGTCGACCCCAACAGCGGCAAGCTGTTCCAGCAGTCGTTCCTGAACCGAGGCAACTGGAAGCTTCCGTTCCGCTGGGCTGTGATCGGCACGGTCACCCGGTCGGTGGCCAAGGTGACGGTCTCCTACGGCGACTCCAGCGCCGAAGCGGCCCTCGACGACGGCCGGTTCGTGGCGTCCGGCGTACTGAACCGGCAGGTCACCCTGGCACCGCACCTCAAGGGCTACGACGCCGACGGCAAGCTGATCTACGACTCCGACGACGACAAGTACTACCAGCGGGCCCTGCCGTAGGGCCGAAGGTAGCGACGGGCCGGGGCGCCGCACGGGGGTCGCCGCCCCGGCCCGTCACCGCGTCTACGGCTCGCTGACCGGTACCGCTCCGTTGACCGCGGCGGCCAGGCTGAACGGCGCCTCCCGGTTCCGCAGCGGCCTGGTCACCTGCTTCGCCACGCACGAGGGGATACCGGCCGCCGCGTCCGTCTCCTGGCGGCGGTAGGCGCTCGGCGACATGCCGACCAGCTCCGTGAAGCGCGTGCTGAAGGTGCCCAGCGACGAGCAGCCGACCTCGAAACACACCTCGGTGACGCTGAGGTCGCCGCGGCGCAGCAGCGCCATCGCGCGCTCGATGCGGCGCGTCATCAGATAGCCGTACGGCGACTCGCCGTAGGCCGCCTTGAACTCACGGCTGAGGTGCCCGGCCGACATGTGCACGCCCCGCGCGAGGGCCTCGACGTCCAGCGGCTGCGCGTACTCCCGGTCCATCCGGTCGCGGACGCGGCGCAGCGCGACGAGGGTGCGCAGACGCTGTTCCTCCGGCATCGGGTGGCTTGTTCGCACACCCGTATCTTCCCGGCTCGCCTCCCGCCTCGTCCACTCCCGCGTCTGACGGGAGCGGGACGAGAGGAGGGCCATCACCGGTGTCGAGGTGAGACACATCGCGGTCAGCCGCCGACGTAGGCCGCGAGGTGCTCACCGGTGAGGGTGGAGCGCTCGGCGACGAGATCGGCGGGGGTGCCCTCGAAGACGATCCGGCCGCCGTCGTGGCCGGCGCCGGGACCGAGGTCGATGATCCAGTCGGCGTGCGCCATGACGGCCTGGTGGTGCTCGATGACGATGACCGACTTGCCGGAGTCGACGAGCCGGTCCAGCAGGCCGAGCAGTTGCTCGACATCGGCGAGGTGGAGGCCGGTGGTCGGCTCGTCGAGGACGTAGACGCCGCCCTTGTCGCCCATGTGCGTGGCCAGTTTCAGCCGCTGCCGCTCGCCGCCGGACAGGGTGGTCAGCGGCTGGCCGAGGGTGAGGTAGCCGAGGCCGACGTCCGCCATCCGCTCCAGGATCCTGTGGGCCGCCGGGGTGCGGGCCTCACCGGCGCGGAAGAACTCCTCGGCCTCGGTCACCGACATCGCGAGCACCTCGCTGATGTCCCGGCCGCCGAAGCGGTACTCCAGCACCGACGCCTCGAACCGCCTGCCCTCGCACTCCTCGCAGGTGGTGGCGACGCTCTGCATGATCGCCAGGTCGGTGTAGATGACACCGGCGCCGTTGCAGGTGGGGCAGGCGCCCTCGGAGTTGGCGCTGAACAGCGCCGGCTTCACGCCGTTGGCCTTGGCGAAGGCCTTGCGGATCGGGTCGGCCAGTCCGGTGTACGTCGCCGGGTTGCTGCGCCGGGAGCCGCGGATCGGCGTCTGGTCGACCGAGACCACGCCCTCCTCGGCGGGGATCGAGCCGTGCACCAGGGAGCTCTTGCCGGAGCCGGCGACCCCGGTGACGACGGTGAGCACGCCGAGCGGGATGTCGACGTCGACGTCCTGGAGGTTGTTCGCCGTGGCGCCGCGGATCGCGAGCGTGCCGGTGGCCTTGCGGACGGTCTCCTTCAGCGCGGCCCGGTCACCGAGATGACGCCCGGTGACGGTGTCGCTCCCCCGCAGCCCCTCCAAGGTGCCCTCGAAGCAGACGGTGCCGCCCGCCGAGCCGGCGCCGGGACCGAGGTCCACGACATGGTCGGCGATGGCGATCGTCTCCGGCTTGTGCTCCACCACCAGCACGGTGTTGCCCTTGTCGCGCAGGCGCAGGAGCAGGTTGTTCATCCGCTGGATGTCGTGCGGGTGCAGCCCGATGGTGGGCTCGTCGAAGACGTACGTCACATCCGTGAGCGACGACCCGAGGTGGCGGATCATCTTGGTGCGCTGCGCCTCGCCTCCGGAGAGCGTGCCGGAGGCCCGGTCGAGCGACAGATATCCGAGCCCGATCTCCACGAACGAGTCGAGGGTGTGCTGCAGCTTGGCGAGCAGCGGCGCCACCGCCGGCGCCTTGAGCTTGCGTGCCCACTCCGCCAGGTCGCGGATCTCCATCGAGCAGGCGTCGGCGATGCTGATCTTGCCGATCTTCGAGGAGCGGGCGAGCTCGCTGAGCCGGGTGCCGTCGCAGTCGGGGCACCGGGCGAAGGTGACCGCACGGTCCACGAAGGCCCGGATGTGCGGCTGCATCGACTCGCGGTCCTTGGAGAGGAAGCTCTTCTGGAGCTTCGGGATCAGCCCCTCGTAGGTGAGGTTGACGCCATTGATCTTGACCTTGGTCGGCTCGCGGTAGAGGAAGTCGTGCCGCTCCTTCTTGCTGTACTCACGGATCGGCTTCTCCTTGTCGAAGAACCCCGACTCGGCGATGACCCGCACGACCCACCCGTCCCCGGTGTAGGTGGGAATGGTGAACGGATCCTCGGAGAGCGACTTCGAGTCGTCGAAGAGCTGGGTGAGGTCGATGTCGGAGACCGTCCCCCGGCCCTCGCAGTGCGTGCACATGCCGCCGGTGCGGCTGAAGCTGACCTTCTCCGTCTTGGTCTTGTCGGCGCCCCGGTCGACCGTGAATCCGCCGCTCGCCGAGACCGAGGCGACATTGAACGAGTACGCGCCGGGCGGGCCGATGTGCGGTTCGCCGAGCCGGCTGAAGAGGATGCGCAGCATCGCGTTGGCGTCGGTGGCCGTGCCGACGGTGGAGCGCGGGTCCGATCCCATCCGCTGCTGGTCGACGGTGATCGCGGTGGTCAGCCCGTCGAGTACGTCGACCTCGGGGCGCGCGAGGTTCGGCATGAACCCTTGCAGGAAGGCGCTGTAGGTCTCGTTGATCAGCCGTTGCGACTCGGCGGCGATCGTGTCGAAGACGAGCGAGCTCTTGCCCGACCCGGATACCCCGGTGAACACCGTCAGCCGGCGCTTCGGGATCTCGATGCTGACGTCCTTGAGGTTGTTCTCGCGAGCGCCGTGAACCCGGATCAGGTCGTGGCTGTCGGCGACGTGCGGCGCGGTCATCGTGTGGTCTCCATCTACAGCTCGGTCGGGAACGTCGCCGGTGAGGGCGCGGGGCGGGGTGGGCTCAGCCCCGGGCCTGGATACGGATCAGGTTGCCCGCGGGGTCGCGGAAGGC containing:
- a CDS encoding VOC family protein, which produces MDWTLELIAVPVTDLDRAKAFYRDQCGFRADIDAPFFGGVGRFVQLTPPGSRCSIVLEPGLPASPAGPRMPPGSLRGLQLCVTDVDAARTELLGRGVEVTPVQHMAETGWSEGRGEEPWNSFVFFHDPDGNGWTVQESPTPLAER
- a CDS encoding SigE family RNA polymerase sigma factor, whose translation is MQAEQEAQFQEFVRARWSHLVRTAFLLTGDAHHAEDLTQTALAKAYRSWRRVSRADHPEAYVRRMLVSCNSDRFRKRRVAESLTPAPPEVPGRDRGFADVDERGALLDALAQLPPRQRAVVVMRYWEDLSESEVAEVLGCSTGTVKSQASKGLAKLRAYPGLARMTSSVQGGSR
- a CDS encoding helix-turn-helix transcriptional regulator, producing MPEEQRLRTLVALRRVRDRMDREYAQPLDVEALARGVHMSAGHLSREFKAAYGESPYGYLMTRRIERAMALLRRGDLSVTEVCFEVGCSSLGTFSTRFTELVGMSPSAYRRQETDAAAGIPSCVAKQVTRPLRNREAPFSLAAAVNGAVPVSEP
- a CDS encoding ATP-binding cassette domain-containing protein encodes the protein MTAPHVADSHDLIRVHGARENNLKDVSIEIPKRRLTVFTGVSGSGKSSLVFDTIAAESQRLINETYSAFLQGFMPNLARPEVDVLDGLTTAITVDQQRMGSDPRSTVGTATDANAMLRILFSRLGEPHIGPPGAYSFNVASVSASGGFTVDRGADKTKTEKVSFSRTGGMCTHCEGRGTVSDIDLTQLFDDSKSLSEDPFTIPTYTGDGWVVRVIAESGFFDKEKPIREYSKKERHDFLYREPTKVKINGVNLTYEGLIPKLQKSFLSKDRESMQPHIRAFVDRAVTFARCPDCDGTRLSELARSSKIGKISIADACSMEIRDLAEWARKLKAPAVAPLLAKLQHTLDSFVEIGLGYLSLDRASGTLSGGEAQRTKMIRHLGSSLTDVTYVFDEPTIGLHPHDIQRMNNLLLRLRDKGNTVLVVEHKPETIAIADHVVDLGPGAGSAGGTVCFEGTLEGLRGSDTVTGRHLGDRAALKETVRKATGTLAIRGATANNLQDVDVDIPLGVLTVVTGVAGSGKSSLVHGSIPAEEGVVSVDQTPIRGSRRSNPATYTGLADPIRKAFAKANGVKPALFSANSEGACPTCNGAGVIYTDLAIMQSVATTCEECEGRRFEASVLEYRFGGRDISEVLAMSVTEAEEFFRAGEARTPAAHRILERMADVGLGYLTLGQPLTTLSGGERQRLKLATHMGDKGGVYVLDEPTTGLHLADVEQLLGLLDRLVDSGKSVIVIEHHQAVMAHADWIIDLGPGAGHDGGRIVFEGTPADLVAERSTLTGEHLAAYVGG
- a CDS encoding alpha/beta hydrolase, with amino-acid sequence MKQITKSAALIAAASGVVFGLVTPLTASATGTPAPLKWDKCEGEGVDPRQRCATVSVPMDYADPGGERIDIAVSRIPSEKPSARRGALLLIAGGPGGDSLNDPSSKGQKLPQEVRDAYDLIGFAPRGNAPSTSLSCEVGHEDLARTALRPWPAPDGSVTGNMATARRISEACARNGGELLQHISTKNNARDIDRVRAALGERKLSAWGVSYGTYVGVAYSELFPHRTDRVVLDSNDHADPVLAERAWLQAFEVGVEDNFPEFAKWASKPGNPDRVADTAAEVRPLFLRLAARLDREPIPWPGANPAELNGNVLRQTMLDSFYDPDDYPALAKLMLAARKGTVPPAPPAPPESLVQNYTAVGAGTICNDGAWPKSAAVYEKGVAESRAKYPLTAGMPRNAMLCAAWPWQPKEPPVRVSDRGPSNILLVQNERDVATPLSGALKLRETLGRRAVMVTVNATGHDSYLDNGNACGDAAVSRFLSTGQRPAEDLYCE
- a CDS encoding abortive phage infection protein translates to MGKTEGISRAGFLAGAAAVGMAGAVLPAGPAAATGPEPERAGTGRKGLRHRGVVYTVGAGETPGTAWSAARMREDVRIIRDDLHADTLDVTGDGVERLTATAAEAAERGLHVWLQPTLGDVPEREILDSIAECGRFAERLRRQGASVDLSVGCEFWLFVPGIVPGETVLDRVDNLQKGTVDMARMQRRLARFTAKAAATGRSVFHGRLSYAAAQDEAFEPVDWNLFDVIGIDYYSHFPQHAEYLRELRRYLRRGKPLAITEFGTCAYVGAPEAGGMGWNIVDYTKEPNEIKGHVVRSERTQAAYLGDLLDVFESMGLYAAMAFEFVTADAPHRPDNPRHDLDLASYSITKAIKDRPDDPASGWHWEPKEAFHAVARRYGRRARAAVRGDHG